A window from Fragaria vesca subsp. vesca linkage group LG5, FraVesHawaii_1.0, whole genome shotgun sequence encodes these proteins:
- the LOC101296864 gene encoding uncharacterized protein LOC101296864, whose product MAAPFFSTPFQPYVYQSPQDAMIAFQILGGEAQLVQIMLKPEEKVIAKPGSMCFMSGSIEMENVFVPENEVGVWQWLFGKTVSSVVFHNNGQGDGFVGIAAPSLARILPIDLAMFGGEILCQPDAFLCSVNDVKVSNTVDQRARNIIPGAEGFLRQKLSGQGLAFIIAGGSVVQKNLEVGEVLSVDVSCIAAVTTTVNVQIKYNGPMRRAVFGGDNLVTAVLTGPGIVFIQSLPFHRFSQRIARSVTSPNMRENPKFVMQIAIFFFLAYVVIISSLILTDV is encoded by the exons AGTCCACAAGATGCTATGATAGCATTTCAAATTTTGGGCGGTGAAGCTCAACTGGTGCAG ATAATGTTGAAGCCGGAAGAAAAGGTTATAGCAAAGCCTG GTTCAATGTGCTTTATGTCTGGGTCGATCGAAATGGAAAATGTTTTTGTTCCTGAAAATGAAGTAGGGGTGTGGCAGTGGCTTTTTGGCAAGACAGTGAGCAGTGTAGTTTTTCACAATAATGGTCAAGGCGACGGGTTTGTTGGAATTGCTGCACCTTCTCTTGCCAGAATTCTCCCG ATTGACTTGGCAATGTTCGGTGGAGAGATTCTGTGCCAG CCAGATGCATTCCTTTGTTCCGTTAATGATGTTAAAGTCAGTAATACAGTTGACCAAAGGGCTCGTAATATTATTCCTGGTGCAGAG GGGTTTCTAAGACAGAAGCTGTCTGGCCAAGGGCTTGCATTTATAATTGCAGGTGGATCTG TTGTACAGAAAAATCTTGAGGTGGGCGAGGTACTATCTGTTGATGTTTCTTGTATAGCAGCTGTAACTACAACAGTCAACGTCCAAATCAAGTACAATGGGCCCATGAGAAGAGCAGTGTTTGGT GGTGACAATCTTGTAACAGCTGTTTTAACCGGACCAGGCATCGTCTTCATTCAGAGTTTACCTTTTCATCGATTTTCTCAGCGTATTGCTAG GTCAGTTACATCACCAAACATGAGGGAAAATCCTAAGTTCGTCATGCAGATAGCCATTTTCTTTTTCCTGGCATATGTTGTGATTATATCTTCGTTGATATTGACCGATGTATGA
- the LOC101294568 gene encoding cyclin-dependent kinase F-4-like produces the protein MDRYHLIKKVGEGSFGRVYQAIDRLTGQYVAIKQLKANCHPMSYLPEVRALQILQHPNVVNFKGVQPQHNTVFLVFEYMDGSLRHLINHRLRMRVRFSEDEIKSFSFQLLQGLDFMHRRRRFMHRDVKPENLLVDKRGVIKISDLGSATEIESSGDLFHHHYVTTRSYRAPEMLLRMFLESEKLRPFEYDEKVDMWAVGVIIAELHLMRPLFIAKSSADQLKEICKVIGAPTWESWMNWPKLKPEKGFGFRALMPKASETALDLIVVFVFLGPFE, from the coding sequence ATGGATAGATACCACCTGATCAAGAAAGTTGGTGAAGGTAGTTTTGGGCGGGTGTACCAGGCGATCGACCGCTTGACCGGACAATATGTGGCGATCAAACAGTTGAAGGCAAACTGCCATCCTATGTCGTATCTGCCGGAAGTCCGTGCTCTCCAAATCTTGCAGCACCCCAACGTAGTGAACTTCAAGGGAGTCCAACCCCAACACAATACCGTCTTCTTGGTTTTCGAGTACATGGACGGCAGCCTCCGTCATCTCATTAACCACAGGCTGAGGATGCGAGTCCGTTTCTCCGAAGACGAGATCAAATCATTTAGCTTCCAACTCTTGCAAGGCCTCGACTTCATGCATCGTCGACGCCGCTTCATGCACCGCGACGTAAAGCCGGAGAATCTCTTGGTCGACAAGCGTGGCGTCATCAAGATCTCGGATCTTGGTAGTGCTACGGAGATAGAATCATCCGGCGACCTATTCCACCATCATTACGTCACCACAAGGAGTTATAGAGCTCCGGAGATGCTGCTTCGAATGTTCTTGGAAAGCGAGAAGCTTCGACCGTTCGAGTACGATGAGAAAGTGGACATGTGGGCGGTGGGGGTAATCATAGCTGAGCTGCATCTCATGCGGCCTCTCTTCATCGCTAAGAGTTCTGCCGATCAGTTGAAAGAGATATGCAAAGTGATAGGGGCACCAACTTGGGAGTCATGGATGAACTGGCCTAAACTTAAGCCGGAGAAGGGTTTCGGGTTTCGAGCTTTAATGCCGAAGGCCAGTGAAACGGCTCTCGATCTCATTGTTGTCTTTGTGTTCCTGGGACCCTTCGAATAG